A stretch of the Vigna radiata var. radiata cultivar VC1973A chromosome 7, Vradiata_ver6, whole genome shotgun sequence genome encodes the following:
- the LOC106767495 gene encoding 60S ribosome subunit biogenesis protein NIP7 homolog, with protein MRPLDEKETSVVFEKLFKFVGNNLKNIVENPSHEGPDANPGRYCFRLHKNKIYYVSESLVKRATNVARPNLVSLGTCIGKYTHGGSFHLTVQALNLLAANAKHKVWLKPQSEMSFLYGNHVLKSALGRITDNIAAGDGVVVFSMADVPLGFGVAAKSTQDCRKLDPNGIVVLHQADVGEYLRMEDEL; from the coding sequence ATGAGACCTTTGGATGAGAAGGAGACGAGCGTAGTGTTCGAGAAACTCTTCAAATTCGTCGGAAACAACCTCAAGAACATCGTCGAGAACCCCTCTCACGAGGGCCCCGATGCCAATCCTGGCCGCTACTGCTTCCGCCTCCACAAGAACAAGATCTACTATGTCAGCGAGTCCCTCGTCAAGCGCGCCACCAACGTCGCGCGTCCTAACCTTGTCTCCCTTGGTACCTGCATCGGCAAGTACACCCACGGCGGCAGCTTCCACCTCACCGTCCAGGCCCTAAACTTGCTCGCCGCCAACGCCAAGCACAAGGTATGGCTCAAACCGCAGTCTGAGATGTCTTTCTTGTACGGAAACCACGTTTTGAAGAGCGCGTTGGGCAGAATCACGGACAACATTGCCGCCGGTGACGGAGTTGTTGTATTTTCCATGGCTGATGTGCCGTTGGGTTTCGGTGTCGCCGCGAAGTCTACGCAGGATTGCAGGAAGTTAGATCCCAATGGCATCGTTGTTCTGCACCAGGCCGATGTGGGAGAGTACTTGAGGATGGAGGATGAGCTTTAA